The nucleotide sequence TCTTCCGCCTCATCCCCCGCCACAAATTTCACCCCAATCCCCAGCCTGGGTAGGGTAACTTTGAACTGGTTATAGGTACCGCCGTATAAATAGCTTGTCGAAACAATGTTATCCTCGGCCTGGGCAATGTTACTGATCGCCAAAAACTGGGCCGCTTGACCACTCGATGTCGCCAGAGCCGCAACTCCCCCTTCCAACGCCGCAATCCGTTTCTCAAAAACATCCGTGGTCGGGTTCATGATCCGGGTGTAGATGTTGCCAAATTCCTCTAAGGCAAAGAGTCTGGCCCCGTGGGCGGCATCATCAAAGACATAGGAGCTGGTTTGGTAAATCGGCACAGCCCGCGCATTCGTTCCGGGGGCCGGTTCTTGACCCGCATGCACTTGGAGAGTTTCAAAGCGATAGGATGAACTCATAATGACCCTTGGCGAACAATTTAGACCTGATTAATTCCGCTCCCCGGTGCTGTCGGACGTTATTCCTAAAAAAAACTGAAGCCGACTCCAAACAACACTGCAAGCAGGAACGTGTATAGCCCATCCTAATCAAAACCCTGTAAATCGGTCAAGTTTTTGTACTTTATAAATCTGGAACCGCTAGAATTACCTGGAACCTCTCGATCCAGGCCTGAATGTTGTCATCGCTAATACATTTTCTTGAAGGGTGGTTTTCTATGATGGCGGTAACTTGAGGGGGATGTGAGGCTTTCGCTTAGTTAGAGATTTAATGTTGATCCTGTGAATTTCCATGAGTAACTCCGTTGAACTGCCGCCAACCAGCCAGGATGAAAAAAATCCACCCAGGAAAAAGAACCTCAACCGGATTCGGGATCATTTGGCTAACGAGCGAACCTACCTGGCCTGGATGCGGAGTGCTGTGGCCCTGATGGGGTTTGGGGTGCTGATTGTGCGTTTACGGATTTTGCGGCCCCCTTTGGCCATTCAACCCCCGGGAAATGGTTGGCGTTTGGGTTTGGCCTTTGCGGTGGTGGGTCTGATTACTGTTTTGCTCTCAACGCAGCATTATTTTGTCGTGCGTGACGATATTGAAAACGATACCTATGAGCCGCCCGACCGCTGGGTAATTATTTCCAGTTTGAGCATTATTCTGTTGGGCGTAGGGGTCTTTTACTATGTCTTTGCCGCACCCCTGGATGACCTCGGGACAATTGTGCTTGATTAAATCCTCATCACTTAGAGTTGACGCGTTCCCAGGCCTGGGTAGGTTTACTGTCAGCAATCGATCAACGATTTGAACTTGGATCGGAGCAGTTTTGAATTGCCACTCATGATATAGTCTCATAACACTATCGAGTTACGGGATTTTGAAGGAGGTATCCGCATGAGTCAGGTTTTAGCAGAGGTTTTGGCGGCAAATCAGAGCTATGTTGAGAATTTTGGCGATAAGGGTGAATTACCGTTACCCCCAGGCCGACGTTTTGCGATTTTGACCTGCATGGATGCCCGTCTGGATCCGGCGAAATATGCTGGCCTGGCAGAGGGAGATGCCCATGTGATTCGCAATGCAGGAGGACGGGCCAGTGATGATGCGATTCGCTCCTTGATTATTTCCTACAAACTTTTAGGCACACGGGAATGGTTTGTGATTCATCACACCAATTGCGGCATGGAGCTTTTTACCGATGAGATTATTCGGGGCCTCCTCAGCCAAAGTTTAGAAACTGCAATTGTTGATGAGTCTGGTTGGCGGGATGTAGGTCAAGAGCTTAAGTCTGAATTTGCCGATGAGGCTCGGTTTATTGATTGGTTGACATTTACGGATTTGGCTAAAAGTGTAGTTGCTGATGTTCAACGAATTCGCCGTCATCCCCTTGTCCCCAGCAATATCCCGATTTATGGGTTTATTTACGATGTCAAAACTGGGCAGTTAATTGAAGTTCCTAAAGCCACCGAAGCAGGTCAAGTTAGGGCTGGATTTTCACAACTCTAGAAT is from Synechococcus sp. PCC 6312 and encodes:
- a CDS encoding YidH family protein, yielding MSNSVELPPTSQDEKNPPRKKNLNRIRDHLANERTYLAWMRSAVALMGFGVLIVRLRILRPPLAIQPPGNGWRLGLAFAVVGLITVLLSTQHYFVVRDDIENDTYEPPDRWVIISSLSIILLGVGVFYYVFAAPLDDLGTIVLD
- a CDS encoding carbonic anhydrase, producing the protein MSQVLAEVLAANQSYVENFGDKGELPLPPGRRFAILTCMDARLDPAKYAGLAEGDAHVIRNAGGRASDDAIRSLIISYKLLGTREWFVIHHTNCGMELFTDEIIRGLLSQSLETAIVDESGWRDVGQELKSEFADEARFIDWLTFTDLAKSVVADVQRIRRHPLVPSNIPIYGFIYDVKTGQLIEVPKATEAGQVRAGFSQL